The Brevibacillus brevis genome contains a region encoding:
- a CDS encoding phage major tail tube protein, with translation MANKAIPDRLKDFMVYKNGTTDLVGVADIQLPSFSFGTEEVKGAGVFGSFETSVGSFGSQKITLNWHSITDRLFDFLELGAHRLDCRGALQEHDRGSGRLITRALRIVVQGNTTSGELGKLEKGTTTDSSTELEITYIKIDMDGKNVLELDKLNYIYRVNGKDQLADTRRALGL, from the coding sequence ATGGCTAACAAAGCAATTCCTGATCGCTTAAAGGATTTCATGGTATACAAAAACGGCACAACTGACCTCGTGGGGGTGGCAGATATCCAATTGCCATCCTTTTCTTTTGGTACGGAGGAAGTCAAAGGAGCTGGTGTATTTGGCAGCTTTGAAACCTCTGTTGGTTCTTTCGGTAGCCAAAAAATCACCTTAAATTGGCACTCGATCACAGATAGATTGTTTGACTTTCTGGAGCTCGGTGCTCATCGACTAGATTGTCGTGGAGCTCTCCAAGAGCATGACCGTGGCTCTGGTCGCTTGATTACCCGTGCGCTACGAATAGTCGTTCAAGGGAATACAACCAGTGGCGAACTTGGGAAGTTAGAAAAGGGCACAACCACAGACAGTAGTACAGAGTTGGAAATCACCTACATCAAGATCGACATGGACGGAAAGAACGTTCTGGAGCTCGACAAATTAAATTACATCTATCGAGTGAACGGCAAGGATCAGCTGGCTGATACGCGTCGGGCGCTTGGGCTATAG
- a CDS encoding phage tail assembly protein: MKLPLPLEKPLRVDDKEITSLTFEFDKLTGADIINATDEARQIIGFSPNDMQSSAFRAVLAAKACGVLYHDLLRLGARDFYRAVTAAHAFLLGMDLKEMEEIEKTEE, translated from the coding sequence ATGAAATTACCACTGCCATTGGAAAAACCATTGAGGGTAGACGATAAGGAGATAACCTCCCTCACGTTCGAGTTCGATAAACTGACAGGCGCGGATATTATTAATGCTACTGATGAGGCCCGTCAGATTATCGGATTTTCCCCGAATGACATGCAATCATCGGCTTTCCGGGCGGTGCTTGCCGCAAAAGCTTGCGGAGTCCTCTACCATGATCTATTAAGACTGGGAGCACGGGATTTTTACCGAGCAGTAACGGCGGCGCATGCTTTTTTGCTCGGTATGGATTTGAAGGAGATGGAGGAGATAGAGAAGACGGAGGAATAA